A window of Diadema setosum chromosome 2, eeDiaSeto1, whole genome shotgun sequence contains these coding sequences:
- the LOC140240698 gene encoding eukaryotic translation initiation factor 4E type 3-like: MATSECATSATSHQELQSSVSFDGLADCIKSETTTAGVPLNTPWTFWLERSKPNATAAEVEANLEEIYTVKTVENFWGVYNNIPDASKLSLRYSYHLMRGKIKPLWEDPNNSQGGDWKFKVPKHFTTKVWKEVLLAAIGEQFSKSVAPDDEIIGVSVSVRNNNDVIQVWNRFSRLSDQASIVEKVKDLTPDIDFRATFYKSHQQHEAFEKSRP, encoded by the exons ATGGCAACGTCGGAGTGCGCCACTTCTGCGACATCACATCAAGAACTGCAGTCGAGTGTCTCTTTCGATGGTCTAGCTGATTGTATAAAGTCAGAAACAACTACAGCTGGTGTGCCTCTAAATACGCCATGGACATTTTGGCTGGAAAG GTCAAAGCCAAATGCTACTGCAGCAGAAGTTGAGGCTAATTTGGAAGAAATCTATACTGTAAAGACAGTGGAG AATTTCTGGGGTGTGTACAACAACATTCCTGATGCCAGCAAGCTATCGCTAAGGTACAGCTATCACCTCATGAGAGGAAAAATCAAACCTCTATG GGAGGACCCAAATAACTCACAAGGAGGAGATTGGAAATTCAAAGTTCCAAAGCACTTCACG ACCAAAGTTTGGAAGGAGGTTCTACTCGCAGCAATAGGAGAGCAGTTTTCAAAGAGTGTTGCACCAG atgatgaaataattggtGTCAGTGTCAGCGTAAGAAATAACAATGATGTAATTCAGGTCTGGAATCGGTTTTCAAGGCTATCTGATCAAGCTTCTATTGTGGAAAAGGTCAAAGATTTGACACCAGACATCGACTTCAGGGCAACGTTCTACAAAT CTCATCAGCAACATGAAGCCTTTGAGAAGTCCCGCCCATAG